From one Salmo salar chromosome ssa09, Ssal_v3.1, whole genome shotgun sequence genomic stretch:
- the LOC106612071 gene encoding zinc finger and BTB domain-containing protein 3 gives MEFPQHSLQLLSGLRSQRQRRFLCDCTVLVGSSRFLAHRAVLASCSPFFHMFYSDPPGSAGADGASSVTLDGDIVTAAAFGLLLDFMYEGVLRLETPPPAEDVLAAASFLHMNEVVRVCKRRLQHRPPPAEADSTRPEESGVAAVGGSGPGVGMETGAAKAVAVAMSVSQSASMAMQRSQLGSSTRSERRVEVLAHAPLSPDMADTTQPGMDHALTHVGELVTLSSVPSLRLGGQGDGQGGSALCSPCSSTESYSHSSHQRQPSSSAASPVVPVTQTDGSSSMVGILTQSDHSSSSSPEQDSHDPVSDNKSTVITPGMQCQQHGLSINTHPQIRIQPPHSLLTSPPNLNLVPHQGQTSTLSRPEGLQHGGSERESREVSEHSNMGTVVVEEPLAGGEVEQEDVVKVKVEAIVISDEEFEEMEGVVMRRGIEGRERGIMMEVEDRNDFDDDNHGDELNNPHFLPFHPHHALLQMTHSHPSEPLSFPLSPSGPGITSSDVPPFPSSLFPSVGQHSDQPVYFQDSLGNYVEDVPTCSVCGKTFSCAYTLRRHAIVHTRERPYECRYCYRSYTQSGDLYRHIRKAHDSSLPAKRSKGDTEEGQPPHS, from the coding sequence ATGGAGTTCCCCCAACACTCCCTGCAGCTCCTATCAGGTCTGCGTTCTCAGCGTCAGCGTAGGTTCCTGTGCGACTGCACCGTCCTCGTGGGTTCCTCCCGTTTCCTCGCCCACCGGGCTGTCCTGGCCTCCTGCTCTCCATTCTTCCACATGTTCTACTCTGATCCCCCAGGGTCTGCTGGTGCTGACGGGGCCAGCTCGGTCACGCTGGACGGGGATATTGTGACAGCAGCGGCATTCGGTCTGTTGTTAGACTTCATGTACGAAGGCGTGCTGAGGTTGGAGACCCCTCCCCCAGCAGAGGACGTGCTGGCGGCGGCAAGCTTCCTCCACATGAACGAGGTGGTCCGGGTGTGTAAGAGACGGCTACAGCACCGACCGCCACCGGCTGAGGCAGACAGCACGCGCCCGGAGGAGAGTGGAGTGGCAGCAGTGGGTGGTAGTGGACCCGGGGTTGGCATGGAAACAGGAGCTGCCAAAGCGGTGGCCGTGGCAATGTCAGTGTCTCAGTCTGCGTCAATGGCGATGCAGAGAAGCCAGTTGGGCTCTTCTACGAGgtcagagaggagggtggaggttcTGGCGCACGCTCCTCTGAGTCCGGACATGGCCGACACCACCCAGCCCGGCATGGACCACGCTCTCACTCATGTGGGTGAGCTGGTTACCCTCTCCTCCGTTCCCTCTCTCCGGCTGGGGGGTCAGGGAGATGGTCAGGGAGGCTCGGCCCTCTGCAGCCCCTGCAGCTCCACAGAGTCATACAGTCACAGTAGCCACCAGCGCCAGCCCTCTTCATCAGCGGCATCACCAGTGGTACCTGTGACCCAGACTGATGGCTCCAGCTCCATGGTGGGGATACTGACCCAGTCCGACCACAGCAGCTCCTCCAGCCCAGAACAGGACAGCCATGACCCTGTCTCTGACAACAAGAGCACAGTCATCACACCAGGCATGCAATGCCAGCAGCATGGTCTCAGTATCAACACACACCCTCAGATTAGAATACAGCCTCCACACTCactcctcacctcacctcctaACCTGAACCTTGTACCCCATCAGGGCCAAACCTCGACCCTGTCCAGGCCTGAAGGGCTGCAGCATGGGgggtcagagagggagagcagggaggttAGTGAACACTCTAACATGGGGACTGTGGTAGTGGAGGAGCCCCTGGCAGGAGGAGAAGTGGAGCAGGAGGATGTGGTGAAGGTAAAGGTGGAGGCCATAGTGATCTCAGACGAGGAGTTTGAGGAGATGGAAGGAGTGGTGATGAGGAGAGGAATAGAGGGGAGAGAACGAGGGATTAtgatggaggtagaggacagGAATGACTTTGATGATGATAACCACGGAGACGAACTGAACAACCCCCACTTCCTCCCTTTTCACCCCCACCACGCCTTACTCCAGATGACCCATTCCCACCCCTCTGAGcctctctcattccccctctccccctccggaCCAGGCATCACCTCCTCTGACGttccccctttcccctcctccctcttcccgtCTGTGGGCCAACATTCTGACCAGCCCGTCTACTTCCAGGATTCCTTGGGGAACTACGTTGAGGATGTCCCCACGTGCAGCGTCTGCGGGAAGACGTTCTCGTGCGCGTACACCCTGAGGCGACACGCCATTGTGCACACGCGCGAGCGCCCCTACGAGTGCCGCTACTGTTACCGTAGCTACACGCAGTCAGGTGACCTGTACCGCCACATTAGGAAGGCTCATGACTCCAGCCTGCCAGCCAAACGCAGTAAGGGAGACACTGAGGAGGGCCAGCCTCCACACAGCTAG
- the LOC123744667 gene encoding golgin subfamily A member 6-like protein 22, with product MTWRSQKEKRRVWSDSVWRREQQEKRRVWSDSVWRREQQEKRRVWSDSVWRREQQEKRRVCSDSVWRREQQEKRRVWSDSVWRREQQEKRRVWSDSVWRREQQEKRRVWSDSVWRREQQEKRRVWSDSVWRREQQEKRRVWSDSVWWREQQEKRRVWSDSVWRREQQ from the coding sequence ATGACATGGAGGTcacagaaggagaagaggagagtctgGTCTGACTCAGTGTGGAGGAGGGAGcaacaggagaagaggagagtctgGTCTGACTCAGTGTGGAGGAGGGAGcaacaggagaagaggagagtctgGTCTGACTCAGTGTGGAGGAGGGAGcaacaggagaagaggagagtctgttctgactcagtgtggaggagggagcaacaggagaagaggagagtctgGTCTGACTCAGTGTGGAGGAGGGAGcaacaggagaagaggagagtctgGTCTGACTCAGTGTGGAGGAGGGAGcaacaggagaagaggagagtctgGTCTGACTCAGTGTGGAGGAGGGAGcaacaggagaagaggagagtctgGTCTGACTCAGTGTGGAGGAGGGAGcaacaggagaagaggagagtctgGTCTGACTCAGTGTGGTGGAGGGAGcaacaggagaagaggagagtctgGTCTGACTCAGTGTGGAGGAGGGAGCAACAGTAG
- the LOC106612069 gene encoding zinc finger protein ubi-d4, whose product MAAAVDSVVLGEQYYKDAMEQCHSYNARLCAERSILMPFIDSQTGVAQSNCYIWMEKRHRSAGMAPGQLYSYPSRRWRKKRRSHPPEDPRLVFPPVKSAELELGLKRDAVGAVDGSSLEALLKGETLERRGPPDPRAPEDNPATPEPVAAMVSSHTSSGRIRKRVLDHDDYLDDLDDEDFEDETPKRRGKGKSKGRGVGNGKKKMEAAAAALEEQDKPYACDICGKRYKNRPGLSYHYTHSHLAEEEGEDREEIESPPPRRQPEAHKTPKKGPNGLALPNDYCDFCLGDSAHNQKTGQSEELVSCSDCGRSGHPSCLQFTDVMMAAVKTYRWQCIECKCCNVCGTSENDDQLLFCDDCDRGYHMYCLNPPMTEPPEGSWSCHLCLVLLKDKASIYKQQSPTTEDE is encoded by the exons ATGGCGGCGGCCGTAGATAGTGTTGT GCTCGGTGAGCAGTACTATAAGGATGCTATGGAACAGTGCCACAGCTATAACGCTCGTCTGTGTGCTGAGAGGAGCATCCTTATGCCATTTATCGACTCTCAGACAGGTGTTGCTCAAAGCAACTGCTACATCTGGATGGAGAAGAGACACAGGAGTGCAG gcaTGGCTCCAGGGCAGCTGTATAGCTATCCGTCTCGACGCTGGAGGAAGAAACGACGGTCCCACCCTCCCGAGGACCCCCGTTTGGTCTTCCCCCCTGTCAAATCAG cGGAGCTGGAGCTGGGTCTGAAACGGGATGCCGTGGGAGCGGTGGACGGCAGCAGCCTGGAGGCCTTGCTGAAGGGGGAGACCCTGGAGAGGAGGGGCCCGCCGGATCCCCGGGCCCCGGAGGACAACCCAGCCACACCTGAACCTGTGGCTGCCATGGTCTCCAGCCACACCTCCTCTGGACGCATCCGCAAG AGGGTGCTGGACCACGATGACTACCTGGATGATCTGGATGATGAGGACTTTGAGGATGAGACCCCCAAGAGACGAGGGAAGGGCAAGTCCAAGGGTCGTGGAGTGGGAAatggaaagaagaaaatggaggcAGCCGCTGCAGCCTTGGAGGAGCAGGACAAACCATACGCCTGTGACA tctGTGGGAAGCGCTACAAGAACCGTCCGGGCCTGAGCTACCACTACACACACTCCCATCTggcggaggaagagggggaggacagagaggagatagagtccccccccccccggcgCCAGCCTGAGGCGCACAAGA CCCCTAAGAAAGGCCCTAATGGTCTGGCCCTGCCCAACGACTACTGCGACTTCTGTCTGGGAGACTCCGCCCACAACCAGAAGACCGGCCAGTCAGAGGAGCTGGTGTCCTGCTCAGACTGCGGACGCTCTG GTCACCCGTCCTGCCTGCAGTTCACAGATGTGATGATGGCAGCTGTGAAGACGTACCGCTGGCAGTGTATCGAGTGCAAGTGCTGCAACGTCTGTGGTACCTCAGAGAACGAC gACCAGCTGCTGTTCTGTGATGACTGTGATCGAGGATACCACATGTACTGCCTCAACCCTCCTATGACTGAGCCCCCAGAAG gtagTTGGAGTTGTCACCTTTGCCTTGTGCTGCTTAAGGACAAGGCATCCATATACAAGCAGCAGAGCCCCACCACAGAGGATGAATAG